A window from Rhinolophus sinicus isolate RSC01 linkage group LG01, ASM3656204v1, whole genome shotgun sequence encodes these proteins:
- the XIRP2 gene encoding xin actin-binding repeat-containing protein 2 isoform X2, with translation MARYQAAVSKGDGRSFSANMMEESEMCTVPGGLARVKKQFEKDKTDSSYNIFSQYQYQHRNRSEQEVINSSQVNISRNSQEMERHEQEASKAHKMDVLGTEMASHLEKHTEEINQASQLHQYVQETVIDTPEDEEIPKVSTKVLREQFEKSAQEKVLYSDKETIPAKQIKIENEYEEILKPSSVVGTSSTSCTSTSQRKETSTTRCSDHSATSSTLAQAHATPSGKTEEFPPPPPDIFQTPIDVTAFSQSPEYPSPPRIPPVPKELYSKQRNLYELNRLYKHIHPELRKNLEKEYISEVSEIVSSQVNPGSSVSADVQQARYVFEKTNDSSQKVQNSEREHMEWDEILKGEVQSMRWIFENQPLDSINNGSPEEDNLSKGIADQEIIAGSDVKYTTWMFETQPIDTLGDHSSGTEENAEKIPELARGDVRTARWMFETKPLDSMNKMHQSQEESVVTAIKDITGGDVKTVRYMFETQHLDHIGQLHSLDEVHLLQLRSELREIKGDVKRSIKCFETQPLYVIRDGLGQMLEIKTVHREDVEKGDVRTARWMFETQPLDTINKDITEIKVVRGISMEENVKGGVSRAKWLFETQPLEKIKEDLEEVITEMETIIGADVSRKCWMFETQPLDSLKEVPEVDSLRSEEIIGGDVKTTKHLFETLPIEALKNSPDVGKLQKITASEEERGDVRHQKWIFETQPLEEIREDKKEYIQTVKLEEVDRGDVRNYTHIFESNNLIKFDASHKIEVEGITRGAVELNKSLFETTPLYAIQDHLGKYHQVKTVQQEEILRGDVRSCRWLFETRPIDQFDESIHKFQIIRGISAQEIQSGNVKSAKWLFETQPLDSIKYFSNMEELESNTEQATDIVKGDVKTCRWLFETQPMESLYEKVSLMTSSEEIHKGDVKACTRLFETQPLDTIKDDSEEAVQLQTVKQEEIQGGDVRTACFLFETENLDSIQGEDGKEIKSVQMDIQAGDVSSMRHRFENQSLDSISSSSEEVLKKIKTLKAEDIQKGDVLNCRWLFENQPIDTIKVGQEGDELVKTVTDIQGGDVRKGCFIFETFSLDEIKEESDYVSTKEPITEEEIKGDVKTYRMLFESQPLYAIQDREGYYHEVTTVKKEEVIHGDVRGTRWLFETKPLDSINESETVYVIKSVTQEDIQKGNVSSVRYRFETQPLDRISGESRDIVPTVDSIQGGDVKTSKQFFESENFDANAYRRTVSVHEIQKGNVKTSTWLFETHTIDELRGEGSEYESIKTVTQQDMQKGDVKQAVWLFENQTLDSIKEADESITKITKEEIPPSDVKTTTWLFETTPLHEFNGNRIEKVEIVGKSIKETLEELYSQKVIEAPGIIIEADEVGDVRMAKYKLMNQTSPEIQKEEIIRADLRNIMVNLLSKGDSTKREIWVSEEEKGNVNLTKTQLLNRSGGFHAEKEEIVSGDVKQAIKNLFSEERSVKKGILIQEDERGDVNMTIYCLLHENAGDTIEREEVIGGDVKRTIHNLLSSISNNKISERAKIDASERGNVQFFTTCIETGALDYLKQLQTESEETLTARTQEREEEIIGGDVEGTKLLLKKRRSRVEHTVNETDIIPGDVQNTVKAFMTERQSTSCKTPKEEIIKGDLKSTLNSLSQATNQKTLAKTEEIIKGDTLATFKSLKESSHQRKETKQPNAIPGDFKKAIECLEKSAHTRTEILKKELIRDDLETSLRNLKEAERAFKDVDKRGVIKEHVQAVMVGSSQGQEKTEIHQVAVQTDKKSVLQPRPGPLEPAVSWQGGTGTLKQTTGTSSHGNLIEERTEVNLPKAPKGTVKIVINREQNNDALEKSLRRLSNSHDKAIKNVLESGDRMGVLTDTTTQQHLRDEQMSRQLTLAMSVKENLKTKESETVREQKKDAIFNSAQSIDETVGKQWTQTCKLRNEHQKTESFPVKNLKNTQNTEISTEIQSSKPSPTRGPLNKTGGETCEVSGDFQQQTLLKQEMQYSNKDIKKKKMNPQPVWQTLPVDQDMSNITEVKVSQKGHNTFKATNRKQKTDVYLNSQDFLMKTNTSTDLKKAMEMSFNPINMNPENNVKESDCSLPPPSPPSPPPSNASSEIEFPLPPPPPLMILPEKNVFPPSLSTEKIKAEFESFPGLLLPPPPEDEKSERECLSMFPPPPPPPTPSLKPAHLLSSSVQEKHSGAFVQYSQEEASSSQQTHSQAKIVTGKSRARVPPPTLPKPKLPKHIADKMYHGSPKVVLENSLADIECEIPPSKDEKRVMVATSSEHTETKQNISKKCTGERKQVSMDSTRSLSQTVPETSTPKEKQGKTPLVKSHSFPVGSGQQSPKPYVRKFKTPLMIAEERYRQQREELEKQKQQSSCYNMVKKECQNQNISELEKEVLLQKTNAGVPQTGIDSGVTIAQPNPDSQNHSQALGLCMDNQLSTTPAVTLAAKRLQHVLAASEDKDTTKNEILQSSRNMIQSKSACEMKQSRQECSTQQTQQKCLEQLHLPQSKPVSPSVKVRTVKIPTLDHELNETDHSYESHKKQSEVHVQTITKQQYQESKKTEARTEYSDKQSVPEKCYQVPKKEKRVTLRLPVEPAGKSHESKLNGVNEKQREFRESESGKLPGTEETIEGAPMIHSKEERLIVERKQGHLNKSEQKVVKQKGTDTHLDSQTEDFQQTHIQTSESQEEQKKLPQPYNNLQEEKCLGVKGIQQKQIFSNTKDSKQEITQNKSLFSSVKESQKDNGKCAINILEFLRKREELQQILSRVKQFEAEPDKNGLQTLQTLLNIIPIWLLSEEKRDYGVRIVMENNIEKIKEEIMHIKTQAEDMLESCENIIQTAMISSKAGKQRNKPTGLNEALSKVSNVDVSCNKHTEQKENTITEKTQHHQEATQHEATIHNNVKTHQEIKLDNRKVSPPSLKTRSPSPTFITIESTARRTETSTKDEFSQTPKKDSFAEPSPRPVSQTSRIHRANTSPSPPRSRSEQLVKLKDTTAKLSRGAIPCSPGSPVPIVEKRSEIITSPATLRRQIKIETRGTDSPPTITIPINVNHVDSGSFRESMEAQEEVRKVEKRATYVHKEGVNSTKHLVPDTESFDSVEIIRQVEGPRLSEHTQRYEAANRTVQMAENFVNDHENEINRWFREFEDGPVFEATSNTRVYANGEANHNRKQESHAFCKEGFGLTSLENTSFTGFSCNCPKELQEHILVKQPSVRSETRSLSEHFSGLDAFENQIVGSKMTVSSRNSEAGRSGFEFKHAPPTYEDVIAGHILDISDSPKELRRNFQKTWQESERVFGSLGGGTSDSSAAEMRTAFQEESAFIRETATPRQRNMYTLSKDSLPNGVPNSRQAEFS, from the exons GAGGTAATCAATAGCAGCCAGGTCAACATTTCAAGAAACAgccaggaaatggaaagacatgagCAAGAAGCTTCCAAAGCACACAAAATGGATGTTCTTGGAACAGAAATG gCCTCTCATCTTGAAAAACACACTGAGGAGATAAACCAAGCTTCTCAGTTACATCAATATGTTCAAGAAACAG TCATAGATACACCTGAGGATGAAGAAATTCCAAAGGTTTCAACTAAGGTTTTAAGAGAACAATTTGAAAAGTCTGCCCAGGAAAAGGTCCTTTATTCTGACAAAGAGACAATTCCAGCCAAGCAGATCAAG attgaaaatgaataTGAAGAGATTTTAAAGCCATCGTCAGTTGTGGGTACCTCATCCACTTCTTGCACTTCAACCAGCCAGAGGAAGGAAACATCAACCACAAGATGTAGTGACCACAGTGCCACTTCCTCAACTCTGGCACAAGCTCATGCCACTCCTTCGGGAAAGACAGAAgaatttcctcctcccccgcctGATATATTTCAAACTCCAATAGATGTAACAGCATTTTCCCAGTCCCCTGAATACCCCAGCCCTCCTAGAATACCACCAGTCCCCAAAGAATTATATTCCAAGCAAAGAAATTTGTATGAATTAAACCGTTTATATAAACACATCCATCCTGAGTTaagaaaaaacttagaaaaagagTATATCAGTGAGGTTTCTGAGATAGTTTCTAGTCAAGTGAACCCAGGAAGCTCAGTTTCAGCAGATGTACAACAAGCCCGgtatgtttttgaaaaaacaaatgacaGTTCTCAAAAAGTTCAGAACTCAGAAAGAGAACACATGGAATGGGATGAAATTCTGAAGGGGGAGGTGCAATCTATGAGGTGGATCTTTGAGAATCAGCCTCTAGATTCCATCAACAATGGCTCTCCTGAGGAAGATAACCTCTCCAAGGGCATTGCTGATCAAGAAATCATTGCTGGTAGTGATGTGAAGTATACCACATGGATGTTTGAAACTCAGCCCATAGATACACTGGGGGATCATTCTTCTGGCACTGAAGAAAATGCTGAGAAAATTCCGGAGCTAGCCAGAGGAGATGTCCGCACAGCCCGGTGGATGTTTGAAACAAAGCCATTAGACTCAATGAATAAAATGCATCAGAGTCAAGAAGAATCAGTGGTAACTGCCATAAAGGACATAACTGGGGGGGATGTCAAGACTGTGAGATACATGTTTGAAACTCAACATCTGGATCATATTGGACAGCTTCATTCATTAGATGAGGTTCATTTACTGCAACTGAGGTCtgagctcagagaaattaagggGGATGTTAAGCGaagtataaaatgttttgaaactcaGCCATTATATGTTATCAGAGATGGTTTAGGTCAAATGCTAGAAATTAAAACTGTTCACAGAGAAGATGTTGAAAAGGGGGATGTGAGAACAGCACGCTGGATGTTTGAGACACAGCCCTTGGACACAATTAACAAGGATATCACAGAAATTAAAGTTGTCCGAGGAATATCCATGGAAGAAAATGTCAAAGGTGGGGTGAGTAGGGCAAAGTGGTTATTTGAAACCCAACCTTTGGAGAAAATCAAAGAAGATTTAGAAGAGGTCATCactgaaatggaaacaataataggTGCAGATGTCTCCAGAAAGTGTTGGATGTTTGAAACACAACCATTAGACAGTCTAAAAGAAGTTCCTGAGGTAGATTCTCTAAGATCTGAAGAGATAATAGGAGGAGATGTAAAAACTACTAAGCATCTATTTGAAACACTTCCAatagaagctttaaaaaatagcCCAGATGtaggaaaacttcaaaaaattactgcctctgaagaagaaagaggggaTGTTAGGCACCAGAAATGGATTTTTGAAACCCAACCTCTGGAAGAGAtcagagaagataaaaaagagtacatacaaaCAGTGAAACTTGAAGAAGTTGACAGAGGAGATGTAAGGAATTACACACATATCTTTGAAtcaaacaatttaattaaatttgatgCATCACATAAAATAGAGGTGGAAGGAATCACAAGAGGTGCTGTAGAGTTAAATAAATCACTGTTTGAAACAACACCACTATATGCCATTCAAGATCACCTTGGAAAATATCATCAGGTAAAGACAGTTCAGCAAGAAGAAATCCTAAGAGGTGATGTAAGAAGCTGCAGGTGGCTTTTTGAAACAAGGCCTATTGACCAGTTTGATGAAAGCATTCATAAATTTCAGATAATCAGAGGGATATCTGCTCAAGAAATACAGTCTGGAAATGTGAAATCTGCTAAATGGCTGTTTGAAACCCAACCTCttgattcaattaaatattttagtaatatgGAAGAATTAGAAAGTAACACTGAGCAAGCTACAGACATTGTTAAAGGGGATGTCAAAACCTGTAGATGGCTTTTTGAAACCCAGCCAATGGAGTCTCTTTATGAAAAAGTTTCATTAATGACTAGCAGTGAAGAAATTCATAAGGGAGATGTCAAAGCCTGTACTAGGCTCTTTGAAACTCAGCCACTGGATACCATAAAAGATGACTCTGAAGAAGCAGTCCAATTGCAAACTGTAAAACAGGAGGAGATCCAAGGTGGGGATGTTCGTACAGCGTGTTTTCTTTTTGAGACAGAAAATTTGGATAGCATACAAGgagaagatggaaaggaaatCAAGTCTGTGCAAATGGATATCCAAGCTGGGGATGTCTCCAGCATGCGCCATAGATTTGAAAATCAGTCCTTAGATTCTATAAGTTCCAGTTCagaggaagttttaaaaaagatcaaaacCTTAAAGGCTGAAGATATTCAGAAAGGTGATGTTTTAAATTGTAGGTGGCTTTTCGAAAACCAACCAATTGATACGATTAAAGTAGGCCAAGAAGGTGATGAACTAGTTAAGACCGTGACAGACATACAAGGTGGAGATGTAAGAAAAGGGTGCTTTATTTTTGAGACTTTTTCTTTAGATGAGATTAAAGAAGAATCCGATTATGTCAGCACCAAAGAACCAAttactgaagaagaaataaagggtGATGTAAAAACCTACAGAATGCTCTTTGAATCCCAGCCACTCTATGCAATTCAAGACCGAGAAGGGTATTATCATGAAGTGACAACAGTTAAAAAGGAAGAGGTAATTCATGGAGATGTTCGAGGGACAAGGTGGCTTTTTGAAACAAAACCATTAGACTCAATTAATGAATCAGAGACTGTGTACGTAATTAAATCAGTCACACAAGAAGATATTCAGAAAGGAAATGTCAGTTCTGTCAGATACAGATTTGAAACCCAGCCACTGGATCGGATTTCAGGAGAATCACGTGATATTGTGCCCACTGTAGACAGTATTCAAGGTGGGGATGTCAAGACAAGTAAACAATTCTTTGAGTCTGAAAATTTTGATGCAAATGCATATAGAAGAACAGTAAGTGTCCATGAAATACAAAAAGGCAATGTTAAAACATCTACTTGGCTCTTTGAAACCCACACTATAGATGAGCTGAGAGGAGAAGGGTCAGAATATGAAAGTATCAAAACAGTCACCCAGCAAGATATGCAGAAAGGTGATGTGAAGCAGGCAGTATGGCTTTTTGAAAATCAAACTTTGGATTCTATTAAGGAAGCAGATGAAAGCATCACAAAGATCACCAAGGAAGAAATCCCTCCTTCTGATGTCAAGACAACTACTTGGCTCTTTGAAACTACACCCCTTCACGAATTTAATGGAAATAGGATAGAAAAGGTAGAAATTGTTGGCAAGAGCATTAAAGAAACCTTAGAAGAACTCTACTCTCAAAAAGTTATAGAGGCTCCTGGAATCATCATTGAAGCTGACGAAGTTGGGGATGTTCGAATGGCAAAATATAAGCTCATGAATCAAACATCTCCTGagatacagaaagaagaaattatcaGGGCTGATCTCAGAAATATAATGGTGAACCTCCTTTCCAAAGGAGACAGTACGAAAAGAGAGATTTGGGTTagtgaagaagaaaagggaaatgttAATCTGACCAAAACTCAACTATTAAACAGATCAGGAGGATTTCATGCTGAAAAAGAAGAGATAGTGAGTGGTGATGTAAAACAAGCAATAAAAAATCTGTTCTCTGAGGAAAGATCTGTaaagaaaggcattttaattCAGGAGGACGAAAGAGGAGATGTTAACATGACCATCTACTGTCTTCTTCATGAAAATGCTGGTGACACAATTGAGCGTGAAGAAGTAATAGGGGGTGATGTAAAACGTACCATTCATAACCTGCTATCTTCCAtatcaaacaataaaatatcGGAAAGGGCAAAAATCGATGCCTCTGAGAGAGGAAATGTTCAGTTTTTCACCACATGCATAGAAACTGGAGCTTTGGATTATCTCAAACAACTCCAGACAGAGTCAGAGGAAACACTAACAGCTAGGAcacaagaaagagaggaagaaataattgGTGGTGACGTAGAGGGCACAAAACTGTTACTAAAGAAAAGACGGTCTCGGGTTGAACATACTGTTAATGAAACTGACATCATCCCAGGAGATGTGCAGAATACAGTTAAGGCTTTTATGACAGAGCGTCAGAGTACATCTTGTAAGACacccaaagaagaaattataaaaggtGATTTGAAATCAACCCTAAATTCCCTCAGCCAGGCCACAAATCAGAAAACTTTGgctaaaacagaagaaattataaaaggtGACACACTGGCCACTTTCAAGTCCCTTAAGGAATCAAGCCaccaaaggaaagaaactaaGCAGCCCAATGCCATCCCTGGTGATTTTAAGAAAGCTATTGAATGCCTTGAAAAGTCCGCACACACAAGGACAGAAATCTTGAAAAAGGAGCTTATCCGAGATGACCTTGAAACATCATTAAGGAATCTGAAAGAAGCAGAAAGAGCTTTCAAAGATGTGGATAAAAGAGGTGTAATCAAAGAACATGTGCAAGCTGTGATGGTCGGATCCTCACAAGGTCAGGAGAAAACAGAGATTCATCAGGTGGCTGTCCAGACGGACAAAAAAAGTGTTCTGCAGCCAAGACCAGGACCACTTGAGCCAGCAGTCAGTTGGCAAGGGGGAACAGGCACTCTCAAACAAACTACAGGCACATCTTCTCATGGGAATTTAATAGAAGAAAGAACTGAGGTTAATCTTCCAAAAGCCCCTAAAGGCACCGTAAAGATTGTCATAAATCGTGAACAAAACAATGATGCTCTTGAGAAAAGCCTTAGAAGACTGTCTAACTCACACGacaaagctattaaaaatgtGTTGGAATCAGGGGACAGGATGGGTGTCTTGACTGATACCACAACACAGCAGCATCTTCGAGATGAACAAATGAGCAGACAATTGACTTTGGCGATGTCAGTGAaggaaaatctaaaaacaaaagaatcagaGACAGTGAGAGAACAGAAGAAGGATGCTATTTTTAATTCTGCCCAATCTATTGATGAAACAGTTGGAAAGCAATGGACTCAGACTTGCAAACTGAGGAACGAACACCAAAAGACTGAGTCGTTCCCtgtgaagaatttaaaaaatacccaaaacactgaaatatcaacagaaatacaaagctcTAAGCCCAGTCCAACCCGGGGTCCACTCAACAAGACAGGTGGAGAAACTTGTGAAGTTTCAGGGGACTTTCAGCAACAAACTTTGTTAAAGCAAGAAATGCAATATTctaataaagatataaagaaaaagaaaatgaaccctCAACCAGTATGGCAGACTTTGCCTGTAGATCAAGACATGTCAAATATAACAGAAGTGAAAGTCTCCCAAAAAGGCCACAATACATTTAAGGCAACCAACAGAAAGCAGAAGACTGATGTTTATTTGAACAGCCAGGACTTTCTAATGAAGACAAATACTTCCACAGACTTAAAAAAGGCAATGGAAATGTCCTTTAATCCAATCAACATGAAccctgaaaataatgtaaaagaaagcGACTGCTCTCTTCCACCTCCATCTCCACCTTCTCCTCCACCTTCCAATGCATCATCTGAAATagaatttcctcttcctcctccacctcctttaATGATATTGCCCGAAAAGAATGTGTTTCCTCCCTCACTGTCCACAGAAAAGATAAAGGCTGAATTTGAAAGTTTCCCAGGCCTCCTTCTTCCTCCACCACCAGAAGATGAGAAATCTGAAAGAGAATGTCTGTCAAtgtttcccccacctccccctcctccaACTCCATCTCTAAAACCAGCacatctcctttcctcctctgttcAAGAAAAGCACAGTGGAGCATTCGTACAATATTCCCAAGAAGAAGCCTCAAGCTCTCAACAAACTCATTCTCAGGCTAAAATCGTAACAGGAAAATCAAGAGCACGTGTACCACCTCCCACACTACCCAAACCCAAACTACCTAAGCATATAGCAGATAAAATGTATCATGGTTCCCCAAAAGTTGTACTGGAGAATTCCCTGGCAGATATAGAATGTGAAATTCCTCCCTCAAAGGATGAGAAAAGAGTAATGGTGGCAACTAGCAGTGAACACACCGAGACAAAGCAGAATATATCTAAAAAATGTACCGGTGAAAGAAAACAAGTGTCTATGGACTCTACAAGGTCTCTCTCACAGACAGTTCCAGAAACTTCAACACCcaaggaaaaacaaggaaaaacaccTCTCGTAAAATCTCATTCATTTCCTGTGGGCTCAGGACAACAAAGTCCAAAACCTTATGTGAGAAAATTTAAGACACCTTTAATGATTGCTGAAGAAAGGTACAGACAACAAAGAGAAGagcttgaaaaacagaaacagcagAGTTCTTGCTATAACATGGTCAAAAAGGAATgccaaaatcaaaatatatcaGAGTTGGAAAAGGAAGTGCTGTTACAAAAAACAAACGCAGGGGTTCCCCAAACTGGAATAGATTCAGGGGTCACCATAGCCCAACCCAACCCAGACTCTCAAAATCATTCTCAGGCCCTAGGACTATGTATGGATAACCAGCTTTCCACAACGCCAGCAGTAACACTTGCTGCCAAGAGGCTCCAACATGTTCTAGCAGCCTCAGAAGACAAAGATACTacgaaaaatgaaattttacagaGCTCAAGGAACATGATACAATCTAAATCAGCTTGCGAAATGAAGCAGAGTCGCCAAGAATGTAGTACACAACAAACACAGCAGAAGTGTCTGGAGCAGTTGCACTTGCCCCAAAGCAAACCAGTTTCCCCAAGTGTCAAAGTTAGAACCGTCAAGATTCCAACTCTAGATcatgaattaaatgaaacagatcACAGCTACGAAAGCCATAAAAAGCAATCTGAAGTTCATGTTCAAACCATCACCAAACAACAGTACCAGGAAtccaagaaaactgaagcacGCACTGAATATAGTGATAAGCAATCTGTACCTGAAAAATGTTACCAAGTacctaagaaagagaaaagagtaaCACTAAGATTGCCTGTAGAACCTGCAGGGAAAAGCCATGAAAGTAAGCTCAATGGAGTTaatgagaagcagagagaatttAGAGAATCTGAGAGTGGAAAACTTCCAGGAACGGAAGAAACAATTGAGGGCGCACCAATGATTCATTCAAAAGAAGAGAGACTAATAGTTGAAAGAAAACAAGGACATTTGAATAAATCAGAACAGAAGGTAGTGAAGCAAAAGGGTACTGATACACATCTTGACTCACAGACTGAGGATTTTCAGCAAACACACATACAGACTTCTGAAAGTCAAGAGGAACAGAAAAAATTGCCGCAGCCATATAATAATCTTCAGGAAGAAAAATGTCTTGGAGTCAAGGGCATACAACAGAAACAAATCTTTTCTAATACTAAAGATTCAAAGCAAGAGATTACACAGAAcaaatctttattttcctctgtgaaaGAATCTCAGAAGGATAATGGAAAGTGTGCTATAAATATATTGGAGTTTTTGAGAAAACGTGAAGAACTACAACAAATTTTGTCTAGAGTAAAACAGTTTGAAGCAGAGCCAGATAAAAATGGCCTTCAAACACTTCAGACACTGTTAAATATTATTCCGATATGGCTACTGagtgaagaaaaaagagactatGGAGTTCGCATTGTTATGGAGAAtaacatagaaaaaattaaagaagaaataatgcatattaaaactCAAGCAGAGGATATGCTCGAGTCCtgtgaaaatataattcaaacaGCCATGATATCCTCCAAAGCaggaaagcagagaaataaaCCTACTGGTCTTAATGAAGCATTATCTAAAGTATCTAATGTCGATGTCAGCTGTAATAAACAcactgaacagaaagaaaataccatCACAGAAAAAACACAGCACCACCAAGAAGCAACTCAGCACGAAGCAACTATTCATAATAATGTGAAAACCCATCaggaaattaaattagataataggAAGGTTTCTCCTCCCTCCTTAAAAACACGCTCACCATCACCAACTTTTATAACAATCGAGTCTACCGCTCGACGAACAGAAACCTCTACTAAGGATGAGTTTTCTCAGACCCCTAAAAAGGACAGTTTTGCTGAACCATCACCAAGGCCTGTGTCACAAACATCTAGAATTCACAGAGCAAATACTTCCCCTTCTCCACCCAGGAGTCGCTCTGAACAACTTGTCAAACTCAAAGACACCACTGCAAAGTTATCCAGAGGGGCCATTCCATGTTCACCAGGTAGCCCGGTTCCGATTGTGGAGAAGAGATCTGAGATCATCACGTCTCCTGCAACCCTTCGGCgtcaaattaaaatagaaactcGGGGTACGGACTCTCCCCCTACAATCACAATACCTATAAATGTAAATCATGTTGATAGTGGTTCCTTCAGAGAATCCATGGAAGCTCAAGAGGAAGTTAGGAAAGTAGAGAAAAGGGCGACTTACGTTCACAAAGAGggggtgaattctaccaagcactTAGTGCCGGATACGGAAAGTTTTGACTCAGTGGAAATCATCCGCCAAGTGGAAGGGCCTCGCCTGTCAGAGCACACGCAGAGATACGAAGCAGCCAATCGAACTGTTCAAATGGCTGAGAATTTCGTGAATgaccatgaaaatgaaataaacagatgGTTCAGGGAATTTGAAGATGGCCCGGTTTTTGAAGCCACGTCAAACACAAGAGTGTATGCAAATGGAGAAGCAAACcataatagaaaacaagaaagtcATGCGTTTTGCAAGGAGGGATTTGGATTAACATCTTTAGAAAACACTAGTTTTACAGGCTTTTCTTGCAATTGTCCTAAAGAGTTGCAAGAACACATTCTTGTTAAGCAGCCCAGTGTACGCTCTGAAACAAGGTCTCTAAGCGAACATTTCTCAGGCTTGGATGCATTTGAGAATCAAATTGTTGGATCGAAGATGACGGTGTCTTCACGTAACTCAGAAGCTGGCAGATCTGGCTTTGAGTTCAAGCATGCCCCACCGACCTATGAAGATGTCATCGCTGGCCATATTTTAGATATTTCGGATTCACCTAAAGAGCTCAGGAGGAATTTTCAAAAGACGTGGCAGGAGAGTGAAAGAGTTTTTGGGAGCCTGGGAGGTGGAACCTCAGATTCTTCTGCAGCTGAGATGAGAACTGCCTTCCAAGAGGAATCTGCATTTATACGTG